ACGACCGACGCGGCCGACGCGACTACGCGGTCGCCCGCCGCCGCTTCAGTTTCTCGATGCGAGTCGCGAGCGCCAGAAACGTCGCCAGGATCGTCAGGACGACCGCCCACCCGGCCGCGAGGTCGTGGGCGGGGAGCGTGTGGTCCAGCCCTCCCGTGACGACCTCGGCCCGGAGAATCGTGTGGTGCGGGCCGCCCAGCACCGCGACGAAGTAATCCACCACGTCGTTGAAGCCGTACCAGAAGACGGCGACGGCGACCGCGGGCACGGAAAAGCTCGCGTAGCGATGGATGAGAAACGCCTCCAGCGCCATCGCGAGATGGCTCAGAATCAGGAACCAGTAGAGCCACGCCGCGATGCCGCCGGGGCCGTTGACGACCAACTGGACGAACGGCGTCCAGAGGCCGAGCTTGATACAGCCGAAGAAGGCCAGCGCGTGGAGCCACTCGGCGTTCCAGCCGCGCTTCCACGCGACCAGCGAGAGGCCGATGAACATCGTCGCGGCGGGCGAGTCGGGGATGAGCGGATACGCCAGTAGCGGGGCCGCGCCGAGTTGCCCCTCGACCAGCGGCGGCGCGAGGTTCAGCGGGCGGCCCGCGTAGTACCAGAAGCCGAAGAGCGTCCCGACGAGGTTGACGAGGGCGACGGGCCACGCCAACCGGAGGCCGACGTTCTCGAGCCACGTCGGGAGCGGGGCCACGTAGCGCGGAAGGCCCTCGCTGTCGGGGAGCGGCCCGCCGAAGAACCGCGCGACGACTGCCTCGATGCGCCCGCCGACGCCCTGCTCCGTTGCCATACCGGGCGGTAGGGAGGCGGCGGCAAAACGCTAGCGGTCGGGAACTCAGAACCGGATCTCGAAGCGCGCGCCGCCGCTCTCGCTCTCGGTGACGGTCACCGACCAGTCGTGTCGGTCGGCGATGGTCTCGACGATGGCGAGGCCGAGCCCGGTCCCGTCGGAAGCGGTCGTGTAACCGGTGGCGAACACCGTCTCGCGCTCCGCGGCCGGGACGCCGGGGCCGTCGTCGGCCACGTAGATGCCCGTCCGGTCAGCGAGCGGTCCGACGGTGACCGCCACCTCCGGCCCGGCGTGGTCGATCGCGTTGTCGACGAGGTTGTCCAACAGCCGAGTCAGTTCCGTCGGGTCCGCTTCGACGGTCGGGAGGTCGTCCACCGAGAGCGTCGCCTCGCCGACGGCGTGGCTGGTCCAGACGTCCCTGACAGCGTCGGTGAGGTCGACCGCTTCGGGGTCCGGTTCGAGGTCGCCGTGGCGGGCGAAACTCCCCAACTCCTCGGCCAGCCCCGCGATGCGGTCGTGGCTGCGTTCGATCGCGTCCAGTCGCTCGTTCTCACCGATGGTCTCCCGGAGTAGCTCGGTGTTGGCGTCGGCTACCTGCAGCGGCGACCGGAGGTCGTGTGCGACCTCGGCGAGGAACTGTTCGAGCCGTTCCGTGTGTCGCTCCAGGGACTGCTCGTAGTGCTTCCGGTCGCTGATGTCGAAGGTGAGGCCGATGAGACCGACGATGTCGCCGTTCTCGTCGCGCCACGGGACCTTCGAGGTGAGCGCCCACTCGTTGTATCGCCGCTTGGTGGTGACGACGTCCTGTTCGTAGTTGTCGAGGAGGTGATCGAAGCTGTACGTCTCGCCGACCTCCTCGATGGTCTGTTCCTCCTTGTGGATGATCGGGTCGCCGTCCCGGATAACTTGCATGTCGTCGGCGTACGTCTCGTCGGCGTGAGTCGCCGGGTACAGTTCCCGGTCGGTCTTCCCGACGGCGGCGTCCGGGTCGTCGATGTGAGCGTGACTCACCCGGAGGTGGCGGCCCTCGCTGTCCTTGACGTACATGTGGTGGGGTATCTGTTCCGAAGATCGTATCGAGCAGCGAGCTCTTGTACGCGAGTTCCCGCTCCGTCCGAGCGAGGTCCACGGCGTTCTCGATGCGATTCGTCAGCATCTCGAAGGTCTCGCTGTCGCCGCTCTTCTGGACGTAATCCGTGACGCCCGCGGAGATCGCCGCACTCGCCACCTCCTCGCTGCCCTTCCCGGTGAAGAGGACGAAGGGGAGGTCGGGGCGGTCCGCTCGAACGGTTCGGAGGAGTTCGAGCCCGTCGATCGGCTCCATGTCGTAGTCCGAGACGACGCAGTCGACCTCGGTGGTCGCCAGTCGCTCCGTGACCTGCGTGGGATCGCTGAGCGTGTCGATCTCGAGGGCGTCGGACTGGCGTGCCAACATCGCCGACGACACGTCCAGGAAGTCGGCGTTGTCGTCGACGTGCAAAACTCGCGCGCGCTCCTCGCGCTCCACCGGCGACCACTTCGTGCCCGTGCCCATTGCGCACAGTATGCGCATCATGTTATAAAAGACTACAGGGGTAGCCACGCCGCGTTCGCCGCAGTCCGTCACGCTTCGCTCCGGTTCACGCCGGTCCCGTCTCTCAGTTCCGGCCAAGGACAACCGTTAGGTAAATCCAGTTCCAAGCCGCTGACAATGCCCGAAGCTACCGATCTAGAGGAGCTGCGCCGCGGAACGGATCTCGTCAAGCGCG
The DNA window shown above is from Haloarcula limicola and carries:
- a CDS encoding DUF1405 domain-containing protein; the protein is MATEQGVGGRIEAVVARFFGGPLPDSEGLPRYVAPLPTWLENVGLRLAWPVALVNLVGTLFGFWYYAGRPLNLAPPLVEGQLGAAPLLAYPLIPDSPAATMFIGLSLVAWKRGWNAEWLHALAFFGCIKLGLWTPFVQLVVNGPGGIAAWLYWFLILSHLAMALEAFLIHRYASFSVPAVAVAVFWYGFNDVVDYFVAVLGGPHHTILRAEVVTGGLDHTLPAHDLAAGWAVVLTILATFLALATRIEKLKRRRATA
- a CDS encoding sensor histidine kinase — protein: MYVKDSEGRHLRVSHAHIDDPDAAVGKTDRELYPATHADETYADDMQVIRDGDPIIHKEEQTIEEVGETYSFDHLLDNYEQDVVTTKRRYNEWALTSKVPWRDENGDIVGLIGLTFDISDRKHYEQSLERHTERLEQFLAEVAHDLRSPLQVADANTELLRETIGENERLDAIERSHDRIAGLAEELGSFARHGDLEPDPEAVDLTDAVRDVWTSHAVGEATLSVDDLPTVEADPTELTRLLDNLVDNAIDHAGPEVAVTVGPLADRTGIYVADDGPGVPAAERETVFATGYTTASDGTGLGLAIVETIADRHDWSVTVTESESGGARFEIRF